In Megalobrama amblycephala isolate DHTTF-2021 linkage group LG10, ASM1881202v1, whole genome shotgun sequence, one DNA window encodes the following:
- the slc30a6 gene encoding zinc transporter 6, producing MALDGSSTSVMAHNNPYHSHISDYYSRKLSNKPDVVPSGVTERKVSPSDKPDMVVLDVISVKDSDVPVHRKKHETDTYVLGTIHPFRKTHRSVLGKFSQEFSLVTSDRRSWRILLFGVLNLVCTACLLMWCSSTNSMALTAYTYLTIFDLFSLITCLLSFWVTMKKPSQVYSFGFERFEVLAVFASTVLVQLGALFILKESVERFVEQPEVHTGRLLVGTFVALFFNLLTLLSVKNKPFVFVSQAASTSWLQEHVADLSRSLCGLIPALSSVLLPRMNPFVLINLAGAFALGITYMLIEISNYHAMDTASAVAIALMTFGTMYPMSVYSGKVLLQTTPSHVIGQLDKLLREVSTLDGVLEVRNEHFWTIGFGSLAGSVHVRIRRDADEQMVLAHVTNRLNVLVSTLTIQIFKDDWVRPSLTSGTLPAGSLSLSEYVTSAAFPPAMSKPHDEMNPITSTPAKPSSPPPEFSFNTPGRHIQPVVFQTAHQHRPFNAPLSYGTSPYSGVLNQGFQGPGMRLGFGVGTRMPSVQGYRTLNTAPHRYGGSLPATQTDQKRP from the exons ATGGCGCTGGACGGCTCGTCCACGTCTGTGATGGCTCATAATAACCCATATCACAGTCATATTTCTGATTACTACAGCAGAAAACTGAGTAATAAACCCGATGTAGTTCCGTCTGGAGTCACCGAGAGGAAAGTGTCTCCGTCAGATAAGCCTGACATGGTGGTGCTGGACGTGATCAGCGTCAAAGACTcgg ATGTTCCAGTGCACAGAAAGAAGCATGAGACTGACACATATGTGCTG GGCACGATTCATCCCTTCCGCAAAACACACCGCTCCGTCCTGGGGAAGTTCAGTCAGGAGTTCAGTCTGGTGACGTCTGACCGACGG TCCTGGAGGATCCTCCTGTTCGGCGTGTTGAATCTGGTGTGCACGGCCTGTCTGCTGATGTGGTGCAGTTCCACCAACAGTATGG CCTTGACCGCGTACACGTACCTCACCATCTTCGACCTCTTCAG TCTGATCACCTGTTTGCTGAGTTTCTGGGTGACCATGAAGAAGCCCAGTCAAGTGTACTCGTTTGG CTTCGAGCGTTTTGAAGTGCTGGCGGTGTTTGCCTCCACAGTGCTGGTTCAGCTGGGCGCGCTCTTCATCCTGAAGGAAAG CGTGGAGCGTTTTGTGGAGCAGCCCGAGGTTCACAC GGGGCGTCTGCTGGTGGGAACGTTCGTGGCTCTGTTTTTCAATCTGTTGACTCTACTATCTGTCAAGAACAAGCCCTTCGTCTTTGTGTCTCAAG CTGCGAGCACCAGCTGGCTTCAGGAGCACGTGGCCGATCTGAGCCGAAG tctGTGTGGACTCATCCCGGCGCTGAGCAGCGTTCTCCTGCCCAGAATGAACCCGTTTGTGCTGATCAACCTCGCCGGAGCCTTCGCTTTGGGCATCACCTACATGCTCATCGAAATCAG TAACTATCACGCGATGGACACCGCGTCCGCCGTCGCCATCGCCCTCATGACCTTCGGCACCATGTACCCCATGAGCGTGTACAGCGGGAAGGTGCTGCTGCAG ACCACCCCGTCTCATGTCATCGGTCAGCTGGATAAGCTGCTCAGAGAG GTGTCCACGCTGGATGGAGTTCTGGAAGTCAGGAATGAACACTTCTGGACCATTGGCTTTGGCTCTTTG GCTGGTTCCGTCCACGTCCGTATCCGCAGGGATGCTGATGAGCAAATGGTTTTGGCCCATGTGACCAACCGATTGAACGTCCTAGTCTCCACGCTGACCATTCAGATCTTTAAGGACGACTGGGTCCGTCCGTCCCTGACCTCCGGCACTCTTCCCGCCGGATCGCTCAGCCTCTCTGAGTACGTGACTTCAGCTGCATTTCCTCCCGCGATGTCCAAACCTCACGACGAGATGAACCCGATCACATCCACGCCTGCGAAGCCCAGCAGCCCCCCGCCCGAGTTCTCCTTCAACACGCCGGGGAGACACATCCAGCCGGTGGTGTTCCAGACGGCCCATCAGCACAGGCCCTTCAACGCACCGCTCTCCTATGGGACGTCGCCCTACTCCGGCGTTCTGAACCAGGGCTTCCAGGGGCCCGGGATGAGGCTGGGCTTCGGGGTCGGGACGCGGATGCCGTCTGTTCAGGGATACAGGACTCTAAATACAGCGCCGCACAGATACGGTGGCTCTCTGCCCGCGACACAAACTGACCAAAAGAGGCCGTGA
- the mpc1 gene encoding mitochondrial pyruvate carrier 1, with amino-acid sequence MAGTLARKAVDHLRSKEFREYLMSTHFWGPVANWGLPIAAISDMKKSPEIISGRMTFALTCYSLLFMRFAYKVQPRNWLLFACHLTNETAQIIQGTRLIKYNMEKKAK; translated from the exons ATGGCTGGAACTCTGGCGCGTAAAGCCGTGGATCATCTCCGCAGTAAAGAGTTCAGAGAGTATCTCATGAG CACG CATTTCTGGGGTCCGGTGGCTAACTGGGGTTTGCCCATCGCTGCCATCAGCGACATGAAGAAGAGTCCGGAGATCATCAGCGGCAGAATGACCTTCG CTCTCACCTGCTACTCGCTGCTGTTCATGCGCTTCGCCTATAAGGTCCAGCCCAGAAACTGGCTGCTGTTCGCCTGCCACTTGACCAATGAGACGGCACAGATCATCCAGGGCACGCGACTCATCAAATACAA CATGGAGAAGAAGGCCAAATGA